In a single window of the Delftia tsuruhatensis genome:
- a CDS encoding malonate--CoA ligase has product MTHSNLFAALRATFPQDLTQCAVEAVGADGTSLFYSWADLDHGSARMANLLASLNLPAASRIAVQVDKSVEALMLYLATLRSGHVFLPLNTAYQSAEIEYFVGNAEPAVVVCTPANFGWVSKIAFTSGVEHVYTLGDDRSGTLLERAAHHGDAHEVVPRGMDDLAAILYTSGTTGRSKGAMLTHGNMLSNAETLKDYWGWQDGDVLIHALPIFHVHGLFVAIHGALLNGSPMIWFSKFDPAAVISRMRDATVFMGVPTLYVRMLADARLTREAAAHMRLFISGSAPMLVETHRDWQARTGHVILERYGMSETIMLTSNPYRADARHGGQSERRAGTVGFALPGVGVRIVDDAGQAAPVGEIGNIQVRGPNVFKGYWRMPEKTAEEFTADGWFRTGDVGKLDERGYVTIVGRSKDLIISGGYNVYPAEIEGFINELPGVAESALVGVPHPDFGEVGVAVVVPRPGASLQGQAVVDALKGQLANFKIPKRCFVVDELPRNTMGKVQKNLLRDQHKGLFA; this is encoded by the coding sequence ATGACCCACAGCAATCTGTTCGCAGCCTTGCGCGCCACCTTCCCCCAGGATCTGACCCAGTGTGCCGTCGAAGCGGTGGGTGCCGATGGCACCAGCCTGTTCTACAGCTGGGCCGACCTGGACCATGGCAGCGCGCGCATGGCCAACCTGCTCGCTTCGCTGAACCTTCCTGCGGCCAGCCGCATCGCCGTGCAGGTGGACAAGTCGGTCGAGGCGCTGATGCTGTACCTGGCCACGCTGCGCAGCGGCCATGTCTTCCTGCCGCTGAACACGGCCTACCAGAGCGCCGAGATCGAGTATTTCGTGGGCAATGCCGAGCCCGCCGTGGTGGTCTGCACGCCGGCCAACTTCGGCTGGGTCTCCAAGATCGCCTTCACCTCGGGCGTGGAACATGTCTACACGCTGGGCGACGACCGCAGCGGCACGCTGCTCGAACGCGCGGCCCACCATGGCGATGCGCACGAGGTGGTGCCGCGCGGCATGGACGACCTGGCCGCCATCCTCTACACCAGCGGCACCACGGGCCGCAGCAAGGGGGCGATGCTCACGCACGGCAACATGCTGTCCAACGCCGAGACGCTCAAGGACTACTGGGGCTGGCAGGATGGTGACGTGCTGATCCACGCGCTGCCCATCTTCCATGTGCACGGTCTGTTCGTGGCCATCCATGGGGCGCTGCTCAATGGCAGCCCCATGATCTGGTTCTCGAAGTTCGACCCCGCTGCCGTGATCTCGCGCATGCGCGATGCCACGGTGTTCATGGGCGTGCCCACGCTGTACGTGCGCATGCTGGCCGATGCGCGGCTCACGCGCGAGGCGGCCGCCCACATGCGGCTGTTCATCTCGGGCTCTGCCCCCATGCTGGTGGAGACCCACCGCGACTGGCAGGCGCGCACGGGCCACGTCATCCTGGAGCGTTACGGCATGAGCGAGACCATCATGCTGACCTCCAATCCCTACCGCGCCGACGCGCGCCACGGCGGCCAGTCCGAGCGCCGCGCGGGCACCGTGGGGTTCGCGCTGCCCGGCGTGGGCGTGCGCATCGTGGACGATGCGGGCCAGGCCGCGCCCGTGGGCGAGATCGGCAACATCCAGGTGCGCGGCCCCAATGTGTTCAAGGGCTACTGGCGCATGCCCGAGAAGACGGCCGAGGAGTTCACGGCCGACGGATGGTTCCGCACGGGCGACGTGGGCAAGCTCGATGAGCGCGGCTATGTGACCATCGTGGGCCGCAGCAAGGACCTGATCATCTCGGGCGGCTACAACGTCTATCCGGCCGAGATCGAGGGCTTCATCAACGAGCTGCCCGGCGTGGCCGAAAGCGCCCTGGTCGGCGTGCCGCATCCCGACTTCGGCGAAGTGGGCGTGGCCGTGGTCGTGCCCCGGCCCGGCGCCAGCCTGCAGGGCCAGGCCGTGGTCGATGCGCTCAAGGGCCAGCTGGCCAACTTCAAGATTCCCAAGCGCTGCTTCGTGGTGGATGAGCTGCCGCGCAATACCATGGGCAAGGTGCAGAAGAACCTGCTGCGCGACCAGCACAAGGGATTGTTCGCCTGA
- a CDS encoding GntR family transcriptional regulator has protein sequence MLPAKQPLEKTPATPSLQERIRQSLEDELRSGVMRPGDAIDEPALCERFGASRTPVREALLLLVAKGLVEIVPRSGIYVRRLDARELVAMMEGLAELEGVLARLAATRIHVQLRERLQAALARTATCAEAEDAEGYVQANMQLHELIYEASGNDFIVEQTRLLRLRITPYRGRMFEKPGRLARSQQEHEAVVAAICAGQAEIAAEAMRQHICAGGSAFTDMVLGAPAQAGYGRPRKPR, from the coding sequence ATGCTTCCAGCCAAGCAGCCATTGGAGAAAACCCCGGCCACGCCCAGCCTGCAGGAGCGTATACGGCAATCGCTGGAAGACGAGCTGCGTTCCGGCGTGATGCGGCCCGGCGATGCCATCGACGAGCCGGCCCTGTGCGAACGCTTCGGCGCCTCGCGCACACCCGTGCGCGAAGCCTTGCTGCTGCTGGTGGCCAAGGGGCTGGTGGAGATCGTTCCGCGCTCGGGCATCTATGTGCGGCGCCTGGATGCACGCGAGTTGGTGGCCATGATGGAGGGGCTGGCCGAGCTGGAAGGCGTGCTGGCACGGCTGGCCGCCACGCGCATCCATGTGCAGTTGCGCGAGCGGCTGCAGGCGGCCCTGGCTCGCACGGCCACATGCGCCGAGGCCGAGGACGCCGAAGGCTATGTGCAGGCCAACATGCAGCTGCACGAACTGATATACGAGGCCAGCGGCAACGACTTCATCGTGGAGCAGACCCGGCTGCTGCGGCTGCGCATCACGCCCTACCGGGGGCGCATGTTCGAGAAGCCCGGGCGGCTGGCGCGCTCGCAGCAGGAGCACGAGGCCGTGGTCGCCGCCATCTGCGCGGGCCAGGCCGAGATCGCGGCCGAGGCCATGCGCCAGCACATCTGCGCGGGCGGCAGCGCCTTCACCGACATGGTGCTGGGCGCGCCCGCGCAGGCCGGCTACGGGCGCCCGCGCAAGCCGAGATAG
- a CDS encoding esterase-like activity of phytase family protein codes for MPAMLLALALAAGSGMGLAGCGGSDDRPETIGSLRLIGDYAIKTRTLFDGVEFGGISGLDRASDGSYWAISDDRGGERGTPRFYNLGIQLDDKAIQAVTIRKMVYLKGRDGQPLPSNRRTVDPEGIRVAPNGNLYVSSEGNFSTDAASLFQPFVREVKVDGSFVRDFETPAAFNYVDNATTGGRSNKLFEALAVTPDGSVFTANEDALVEDGPITTLAAGSVVRVVRLDPSTGKAGAQYAYPLPKIPLDKAATGSFPPDNGLPELLAVSNNEFIAIERAFADGVGNTIRLTRATIEPDTTDVRAVRSLVGASYKPMKRELLLEMPVTYQGIKLDNIEGISWGPRLANGNRTLVLVADNNFADNQVTQFLAFEVRP; via the coding sequence ATGCCGGCCATGCTCCTGGCGCTGGCCCTGGCGGCCGGGTCCGGCATGGGCCTGGCGGGCTGCGGCGGCAGCGACGACCGTCCCGAGACCATCGGATCGCTGCGCCTGATCGGCGACTACGCGATCAAGACCAGGACCTTGTTCGACGGCGTCGAGTTCGGCGGGATCTCCGGACTGGACCGCGCCAGCGACGGCAGCTACTGGGCCATCTCGGACGACCGGGGCGGCGAGCGTGGCACCCCGCGCTTCTACAACCTGGGCATACAGCTCGACGACAAGGCCATACAGGCCGTGACCATCCGCAAGATGGTCTATCTCAAGGGCCGCGACGGCCAGCCGCTGCCCTCCAACCGGCGCACCGTGGACCCCGAGGGCATCCGCGTGGCGCCCAATGGCAATCTCTACGTGTCCAGCGAGGGCAACTTCAGCACCGACGCCGCCAGCCTGTTCCAGCCCTTCGTGCGCGAGGTCAAGGTCGATGGCAGCTTCGTGCGCGACTTCGAGACGCCCGCTGCCTTCAACTACGTGGACAACGCCACCACCGGCGGACGCAGCAACAAGCTGTTCGAGGCCCTGGCCGTCACGCCCGACGGCAGCGTGTTCACGGCCAACGAGGATGCCCTGGTGGAGGATGGCCCCATCACCACGCTGGCCGCAGGCAGCGTTGTCCGCGTCGTCAGGCTGGACCCGTCCACGGGCAAGGCTGGCGCGCAGTATGCCTACCCGTTGCCGAAGATTCCGCTGGACAAGGCCGCAACGGGCAGTTTTCCGCCCGACAACGGCCTGCCCGAACTGCTGGCCGTCTCCAACAACGAGTTCATCGCCATCGAGCGCGCCTTCGCCGACGGCGTGGGCAACACCATCCGCCTGACGCGCGCCACCATCGAGCCGGACACCACCGACGTGCGCGCCGTCAGGAGCCTGGTCGGCGCCAGCTACAAGCCCATGAAGCGCGAGCTGCTGCTGGAGATGCCCGTGACCTACCAGGGCATCAAGCTGGACAACATCGAGGGCATCTCCTGGGGGCCGCGCCTGGCCAACGGCAACCGCACCCTGGTGCTGGTGGCCGACAACAATTTCGCCGACAACCAGGTGACGCAGTTCCTGGCCTTCGAAGTCCGTCCCTGA
- a CDS encoding CaiB/BaiF CoA transferase family protein — MNEQATGLPLEGLTVIDLTRVLAGPMCTQMLADLGARVIKVEQPGSGDDARGIGPFVEGASAYFLSVNRNKESIALDLKQPQDREVFERLLEGADVLVENFRPGTMDKLGYGWDALHARYPGLVMTSVSGFGQTGPYSGFPAYDMVVQAMSGMMSVTGHPGEGPCRVGVSIGDLGAGLYAVIGTQAALMRRMRTGQGERVDVSMLDCQVALLENPVARLGALGSVPGPIGTRHPSMAPFDVFAAQDGWFVIAVGSDALFRRLCDLLALPQLAQDARFASNALRCEHQAELKAALEARLRDSPRSHWLQLLTDNGIPAGEYNSVADIVEHPQVRERGMLAQVQTPGGRGLQVAGNPLRASQAQALVRRQPPALDADRERILCELAVARPAPTPEQA, encoded by the coding sequence ATGAATGAACAAGCCACCGGCCTGCCGCTCGAAGGCCTGACCGTGATCGACCTCACGCGCGTGCTGGCCGGCCCCATGTGCACGCAGATGCTGGCCGACCTGGGCGCGCGCGTGATCAAGGTCGAGCAGCCGGGATCGGGCGACGATGCGCGCGGCATCGGGCCCTTCGTGGAGGGGGCGTCCGCCTATTTCCTCTCGGTCAACCGCAACAAGGAGTCCATCGCGCTGGACCTCAAGCAGCCGCAGGACCGCGAGGTGTTCGAGCGCCTGCTGGAGGGGGCTGACGTGCTGGTCGAGAACTTCCGGCCAGGCACCATGGACAAGCTCGGCTATGGCTGGGATGCACTGCATGCGCGCTACCCGGGGCTGGTGATGACCTCGGTCTCGGGCTTCGGCCAGACCGGCCCCTACAGCGGCTTTCCGGCATACGACATGGTGGTGCAGGCCATGAGCGGCATGATGAGCGTGACCGGCCATCCGGGCGAAGGGCCCTGCCGTGTGGGTGTGTCCATCGGCGACCTGGGCGCGGGGCTGTATGCGGTCATCGGCACCCAGGCAGCGCTGATGCGGCGCATGCGCACGGGGCAGGGCGAGCGCGTCGATGTCTCCATGCTGGACTGCCAGGTGGCCCTGCTGGAGAACCCCGTGGCACGGCTGGGCGCGCTGGGCAGCGTGCCCGGCCCCATCGGCACGCGGCATCCGTCCATGGCGCCCTTCGACGTGTTCGCCGCGCAGGATGGCTGGTTCGTCATCGCCGTGGGCAGCGATGCGCTGTTCCGCCGGCTGTGCGACCTGCTTGCACTGCCGCAGCTGGCGCAGGACGCGCGCTTTGCCAGCAACGCGCTGCGCTGCGAGCACCAGGCCGAACTCAAGGCCGCGCTGGAGGCGCGCCTGCGGGACAGTCCCAGGTCCCATTGGCTGCAACTGCTCACGGATAATGGCATCCCGGCGGGGGAGTACAACAGCGTGGCCGACATCGTCGAGCACCCCCAGGTGCGCGAACGCGGCATGCTGGCCCAGGTGCAAACGCCCGGTGGCCGGGGCTTGCAGGTGGCGGGCAATCCCTTGCGGGCCTCCCAGGCCCAGGCCCTGGTGCGTCGCCAGCCACCCGCACTGGACGCGGACCGCGAGCGCATCCTGTGCGAGCTGGCCGTGGCCCGGCCCGCGCCGACCCCTGAACAAGCCTGA
- a CDS encoding Bug family tripartite tricarboxylate transporter substrate binding protein — protein MFKRSVLSLLLALSAGSAMAQSYPTRPVTLVVGFPPGGGADAVARIVADKVGKLLGQPLLVDNRPGAGTTLASEHVARAPADGYTLLLGSANIYGSDQLLYKSARYDGAKHFTPITRWSSAPMLLAVRKDFPGQNVGELVALARSQPEKLSYSSSGAGVITHLATLSFSGASGGLRMLHVPFKGGAPSIQAVGAGDVDMTFGTPPSVLPLAQAGKLRVLAVSTADRSPLFPDLPGMKESGVPGFDYTFWFGLFAPAGLPEEVAKKLFEASAQALEDPDVKARLARQGNLAAPSVSLAEFRAWALKEGQESKALTQRSGAGLQ, from the coding sequence ATGTTCAAGCGTTCCGTTCTGTCGTTGCTGCTGGCCCTGTCGGCCGGCAGTGCAATGGCCCAGTCCTACCCCACGCGGCCCGTCACGCTGGTCGTGGGCTTTCCCCCGGGCGGCGGCGCCGATGCCGTGGCGCGCATCGTGGCCGACAAGGTCGGCAAGCTGCTGGGCCAGCCCCTGCTGGTGGACAACCGCCCCGGTGCCGGCACCACGCTGGCCTCCGAGCATGTGGCGCGTGCGCCGGCCGACGGCTACACGCTGCTGCTGGGCAGCGCCAACATCTATGGCTCGGACCAGCTGCTCTACAAGAGCGCGCGCTATGACGGGGCGAAGCACTTCACGCCCATCACGCGCTGGAGCTCGGCCCCCATGCTGCTGGCCGTGCGCAAGGACTTTCCGGGCCAGAACGTGGGCGAACTGGTGGCGCTGGCGCGCAGCCAGCCGGAAAAGCTCAGCTACTCCTCTTCGGGTGCCGGCGTGATCACGCACCTGGCCACGCTGTCGTTCTCGGGCGCCAGCGGCGGGCTGCGCATGCTGCACGTGCCGTTCAAGGGCGGCGCCCCCTCTATCCAGGCCGTGGGGGCGGGCGATGTGGACATGACCTTCGGTACGCCGCCATCGGTGCTGCCGCTGGCGCAGGCCGGCAAGCTGCGCGTGCTGGCCGTCAGCACAGCCGACCGCTCGCCGCTGTTCCCGGACCTGCCGGGCATGAAGGAGTCGGGCGTGCCCGGTTTCGACTACACCTTCTGGTTCGGCCTGTTCGCGCCCGCAGGCCTGCCCGAGGAGGTGGCGAAGAAGCTCTTCGAGGCCAGTGCCCAGGCGCTGGAAGATCCCGATGTGAAGGCCAGGCTGGCCAGGCAGGGCAATCTCGCCGCGCCTTCCGTTTCGCTCGCGGAGTTCCGTGCCTGGGCCTTGAAGGAAGGACAGGAATCGAAAGCCTTGACCCAGCGTTCCGGCGCCGGATTGCAGTGA
- a CDS encoding enoyl-CoA hydratase/isomerase family protein — MTPRLDIQDHLATITLQRSAAANKLAPEDLAVLVAHMEHVNHRDDVRVVVLRSEGRYFCSGYDISEIQGSQTEGSSFGEMVDAIEQCRAVTVAAIHGGVYGGATDMALACDFRVGSTAAEMFMPAARLGLHFYAAGLERYVSRLGLDTAKRLFLTCERIQAREMKDCGFLTHLAEPEAFAAAMDQLTGTLAAMAPIPLFGMKKHLNRIARGCHDVAEITREVQRSIASEDLQEGGRAWREKRSPVFKGR; from the coding sequence ATGACGCCCAGACTCGACATCCAGGATCACCTGGCCACCATCACGCTGCAACGCTCCGCAGCCGCCAACAAACTGGCGCCCGAGGACCTGGCCGTTCTGGTGGCGCACATGGAGCATGTCAACCACCGCGATGATGTCCGTGTCGTGGTGCTGCGCAGCGAGGGCAGGTACTTTTGCAGTGGCTATGATATATCAGAGATACAAGGCAGCCAGACCGAAGGCAGCAGCTTCGGCGAGATGGTGGATGCCATCGAGCAGTGCCGCGCGGTCACCGTGGCCGCCATCCATGGCGGTGTCTATGGGGGCGCCACGGACATGGCCCTGGCCTGCGACTTCCGTGTGGGCAGCACGGCGGCCGAGATGTTCATGCCCGCGGCGCGCCTGGGACTGCATTTCTATGCGGCCGGGCTGGAGCGCTATGTCTCGCGCCTGGGTCTGGACACGGCCAAGCGCCTGTTCCTGACCTGCGAGCGCATCCAGGCCCGCGAAATGAAGGACTGCGGCTTCCTGACCCATCTGGCCGAGCCCGAGGCCTTCGCGGCTGCCATGGACCAGCTCACGGGCACGCTGGCGGCCATGGCACCCATTCCCCTGTTCGGCATGAAAAAGCACCTGAACCGGATCGCGCGCGGCTGCCATGACGTGGCCGAGATCACGCGCGAGGTGCAGCGCAGCATCGCCTCCGAGGATCTGCAGGAGGGCGGCCGGGCCTGGCGCGAAAAGCGCAGCCCGGTGTTCAAGGGCCGCTGA
- a CDS encoding amidase, with protein MTSANAHTCETGTLVELSAVELRRLIGSKQISPVELLQACIQRIETVNPKINAITATCFDRALGEARAAEKAVLDGAPLGLLHGLPLGVKDLEPTAGLLTTWGSPLYRDHVPAQDVELVARLRRAGAIVAAKTNVPEMGAGANSRNSVWGATGNPFNPNLNAGGSSGGSAAALACDMLPVCTGSDTGGSLRIPAAKCGVVGFRPSPGVVPSARKPLGWTPISVVGPMGRTVQEACLQLAASAGMHAGDPLSYPLDPLSFLTPAPLDLGRLRVAWTEDFGTCAVDEQIRATFRGKIQAMQHLFARCDRIELDMGEAHRCFDVLRAEAFVAGMQDAYERNPDSLGPNPRANYEMGARMTLLDSAWAQAEQTRLIQRFQHSFADYDLILSPTTPVSPFPWTLPHATHINGQEQANYYRWLALTYVVTLTTHPAISLPCGLDHAGMPLGLQIVGGFRADHQVLAAAHALEQAFDAQPALRRPRPDLARMPVAEPALRSIVTAPPVLDGSAITSAAATAV; from the coding sequence ATGACATCTGCAAATGCCCACACCTGCGAGACCGGCACGCTGGTCGAACTGTCCGCCGTCGAACTGCGCCGCCTGATCGGCAGCAAGCAGATCTCGCCCGTCGAGTTGCTGCAGGCCTGCATCCAGCGCATCGAGACCGTGAACCCGAAGATCAACGCCATCACGGCCACCTGCTTCGACCGGGCCCTGGGTGAGGCGCGCGCGGCCGAAAAGGCCGTGCTGGACGGTGCGCCACTGGGCCTGCTGCACGGCCTGCCACTGGGCGTGAAGGACCTGGAACCCACGGCCGGCCTGCTGACCACCTGGGGTTCGCCCCTGTACCGCGACCATGTGCCCGCGCAGGACGTCGAACTGGTGGCGCGCCTGCGCCGCGCCGGCGCCATCGTCGCGGCCAAGACCAATGTGCCCGAGATGGGCGCGGGCGCCAATTCGCGCAACAGCGTCTGGGGCGCCACGGGCAACCCCTTCAACCCCAACCTCAATGCGGGCGGCTCCTCGGGCGGCTCGGCGGCGGCGCTGGCCTGCGACATGCTGCCCGTGTGCACCGGCTCGGACACCGGCGGCTCGCTGCGCATCCCGGCGGCCAAATGCGGCGTCGTGGGCTTCAGGCCCTCGCCCGGCGTGGTACCCAGCGCACGCAAGCCGCTGGGCTGGACGCCCATCTCCGTGGTCGGCCCCATGGGCCGCACGGTGCAGGAAGCCTGCCTGCAACTGGCCGCCTCGGCCGGAATGCATGCGGGGGACCCGCTGAGCTACCCGCTGGACCCGCTGTCCTTCCTGACACCCGCGCCGCTGGACCTGGGCCGCCTGCGCGTTGCCTGGACCGAGGACTTCGGCACCTGCGCGGTGGACGAGCAGATCCGCGCCACATTCCGCGGCAAGATCCAGGCCATGCAGCACCTGTTCGCGCGCTGCGACCGCATCGAGCTGGACATGGGCGAAGCGCACCGCTGCTTCGACGTGCTGCGCGCCGAAGCCTTCGTGGCCGGCATGCAGGACGCCTACGAGCGCAACCCCGACAGCCTGGGCCCCAATCCGCGCGCCAACTACGAGATGGGCGCGCGCATGACGCTGCTGGACTCGGCCTGGGCCCAGGCCGAGCAGACGCGGCTGATCCAGCGGTTCCAGCACAGCTTCGCCGACTACGACCTGATCCTGTCGCCCACCACGCCGGTCTCGCCCTTCCCCTGGACACTGCCGCACGCCACCCACATCAACGGCCAGGAGCAGGCCAACTACTACCGCTGGCTGGCGCTGACCTATGTGGTCACGCTGACCACGCACCCGGCCATCTCGCTGCCCTGCGGCCTGGACCATGCAGGCATGCCTTTGGGCCTGCAGATCGTGGGCGGCTTTCGCGCCGACCACCAGGTGCTGGCCGCAGCCCATGCGCTGGAGCAGGCCTTCGACGCCCAGCCCGCGCTGCGCCGCCCGCGACCCGACCTGGCCCGCATGCCCGTGGCCGAACCGGCGCTGCGCTCCATCGTCACGGCGCCGCCGGTGCTGGATGGCAGCGCCATCACCAGCGCGGCGGCCACGGCGGTCTGA
- a CDS encoding Bug family tripartite tricarboxylate transporter substrate binding protein, which produces MSLLSRTLRLGTAGVLVLAACTCALAADPYPARPPTMVIPFPPGGASDALGRVIAQKLGDTLGKPVVIDNRAGAGSIIGTAFVAKAAPDGYTLLLSSGTTFTVNPAIRSDLPYDPVKSFDPIGVAGRTSLVLLANADVPVKTLRQFVDYVKAVPGKYPYGSYGSGSTSHFAAESMLAATGLKMTHVPYKGSAQAMTALIGGQVPFTVDTVTAAIPQVKTGRVRAIAVTSARRSALLPQVPTMAESGYPSIDMDTWLALMAPRGLPADVKHSLEKALATVMQDADTRARLTALGFDPVHVDAAGVAALIERELPAMRALAQRAHIQAD; this is translated from the coding sequence ATGTCCCTGCTTTCCCGTACCCTGAGGCTTGGCACCGCCGGTGTCCTGGTGCTGGCCGCCTGCACCTGTGCACTCGCCGCCGACCCTTATCCGGCCCGGCCGCCGACCATGGTCATCCCCTTCCCCCCGGGTGGCGCCTCCGACGCACTGGGCCGCGTGATCGCCCAGAAACTGGGCGACACGCTGGGCAAGCCGGTGGTGATCGACAACCGTGCCGGTGCCGGCTCCATCATCGGCACGGCCTTCGTGGCCAAGGCTGCGCCAGACGGCTACACCCTGCTGCTGAGTTCGGGCACCACCTTCACCGTCAACCCGGCCATCCGCAGCGACCTGCCCTACGATCCGGTCAAGAGCTTCGATCCCATCGGCGTGGCCGGCCGCACCAGCCTGGTGCTGCTGGCCAACGCGGACGTGCCGGTCAAGACGCTGCGGCAGTTCGTGGACTACGTGAAGGCTGTGCCCGGCAAGTACCCCTACGGCTCCTACGGCAGTGGCTCCACCTCCCATTTCGCGGCCGAGAGCATGCTGGCGGCCACCGGCCTGAAGATGACGCATGTTCCCTACAAGGGCAGCGCACAGGCCATGACGGCCCTGATCGGCGGCCAGGTGCCTTTCACCGTCGACACCGTCACCGCCGCCATCCCCCAGGTCAAGACCGGCAGGGTCCGCGCCATCGCCGTCACCAGCGCCAGGCGCTCGGCCCTGTTGCCCCAGGTGCCCACCATGGCAGAAAGCGGCTATCCGTCCATCGACATGGACACATGGCTCGCCCTGATGGCGCCGCGCGGCCTGCCGGCCGACGTCAAGCACTCGCTGGAAAAGGCCCTGGCCACCGTCATGCAGGATGCCGATACCCGGGCGCGGCTGACGGCCCTGGGCTTCGACCCCGTACACGTCGACGCCGCCGGCGTCGCCGCGCTCATCGAGCGCGAACTGCCCGCCATGCGCGCGCTGGCCCAGCGCGCCCATATCCAGGCAGATTGA
- a CDS encoding LysR family transcriptional regulator, which translates to MHSRVLQETAVRYFVEVVRTGSVKEAALKLNVAPSAVSRQIARLEHELDTLLFERRSRGMVPNAAGELLAAHASRQQQEIDRVATEIGALRGLRTGQVRIASTGGFAAEFLPTLIAAFQQRYEGILFHLDVFAPGRIARRVRDGEADIGVTLGALPEPDIRVELRHPCPILAVMGTGHPLARMRQLSLAQVVGYPLALPSKDSSLRQLLDISCSRQGLRYTPTLISNYPDALAHFVTASPQAIAFYGEISVRSRLLSQTVVAVPLRDSEMNERYLEVQTLAGRNLPEAGRAFVQHLVDAIRQGD; encoded by the coding sequence ATGCATTCCAGGGTCTTGCAGGAAACGGCGGTGCGCTACTTCGTGGAGGTGGTGCGCACCGGTTCGGTCAAGGAGGCCGCGCTCAAGCTCAACGTGGCGCCCTCGGCCGTGAGCCGGCAGATCGCGCGGCTCGAGCATGAGCTGGACACGCTGCTGTTCGAGCGCCGCTCGCGCGGCATGGTGCCCAATGCCGCCGGCGAGCTGCTGGCGGCCCACGCCAGCCGCCAGCAGCAGGAGATCGACCGCGTGGCCACCGAGATCGGTGCGCTGCGTGGGCTGCGCACGGGCCAGGTGCGGATTGCCAGCACCGGCGGCTTCGCGGCTGAATTCCTGCCGACGCTGATCGCGGCCTTCCAGCAGCGCTACGAAGGCATCCTGTTCCATCTCGACGTGTTCGCGCCCGGCCGGATCGCGCGCCGCGTGCGCGACGGCGAGGCCGACATCGGTGTCACCCTGGGCGCCTTGCCGGAGCCGGACATTCGCGTGGAGCTGCGCCACCCCTGTCCCATCCTGGCCGTGATGGGGACCGGCCATCCGCTGGCCCGCATGCGCCAGTTGTCGCTGGCGCAGGTGGTCGGCTACCCGCTGGCGCTGCCTTCCAAGGACAGCTCCCTGCGGCAGCTGCTGGACATCAGCTGCTCGCGCCAGGGCCTGCGCTACACGCCGACCCTGATCAGCAACTATCCCGATGCGCTGGCCCATTTCGTCACGGCCTCGCCGCAGGCGATTGCCTTCTATGGCGAGATTTCGGTGCGCAGCCGGCTGCTGTCCCAGACGGTCGTCGCCGTGCCGCTGCGCGACAGCGAGATGAACGAGCGCTACCTCGAGGTGCAGACCCTTGCGGGGCGCAACCTGCCCGAGGCCGGCCGCGCCTTCGTGCAGCATCTGGTCGATGCCATCCGGCAGGGGGACTGA